Below is a genomic region from Kribbella qitaiheensis.
GCGGCAGGGTTACTGCTGCGGTGACGAGGCGACGGATGCTACTCGGAGTACTCATCTGATTATCTCCCGTAGTCGAGGGCGGTCGCGGTGACACTAGCCGGGAGAAGTGGTCGATGAATAGACCTTTGAAAGAAATATCAAATGCATTCTTTGGTCAAGCGATTGTTTTTCCGAATAAATGCATCTGGTATTTCTCGGATTTACTCAGGCGTCGGAGAGGCGGGCAATGGTCGCGCCGGCGCGGCGGACAATAGGAACAGGGCCGGCCGGTAGCACATCTCCGATGAATGTGTAATGCCGAAGAATGTCGGGGTCGACGTCGCCGGGGCGGGAACGGCTGTGATCGCGGACCCAGTCGATGATGTCGCCCCAGCCCGGTGCCGCCAGCGAGCCGCCGAAATGCTGGACCGAGAGGCCTGCACAAAGGTTCCCGAAGGCCAGGCGGTGGGCGAGCGGCCAGCCGCGAAGGGTGCCGAGGACGAGGGACGCCAGGAAGACGTCGCCCGCGCCGGTCGGGTCGTAGGACCGGACCGGGAGAGCCGGGATGTGCTCCTCCTCCCCGGTGGCCGAGTCGATCGCCAGTACGCCGTCCGAGCCGTTCGTCACGACCGCCAGCGGCACCCGCTCGGCCAGTTTGTGCAGCGCTGCCTTCGGGGTGTCGGTCCGGGTGTAGGCCATCGCCTCCCCGGCGTTCGGGGTGAAGGCGTGGAAGCCGTCCAGTACGTCGAGGACGGCGGGCGACCAGACGTCGGTCGGATCCCAGCCGACGTCGCCGAACAGCAGCGCGCCGGACTCGCGGACCTCGGTCGTCCAGCTCGGCAGTTCCTCCGCCACCGGGACGATCGCGGACCTGGTCCGCAGTCCCGGGCCGACCAGCTTGCTCGGGTCGCCGGGCGCCTCGTGCGCGTGGGTGACCATCGCGCGGTCCCGGTCGATCGACATCGACACGGTGACGGGGGAGTGCCAGTGGCCGATCCGGCGCGAGTGCGACAGGTCGACCTTCTCCTGGTCGGCCAGCGTCCGCCAGCAGAAATCGGCGTACACGTCGTCGCCGAAGACCGCGGCCAGTCCGCTGCGCAGGCCGAGCCGGCTGGCGGCGATGGCGAAGTTGGCGACGCCGCCGGGGCAGGAGCCCATCCCCTCGGCGAAGATCTCGGTCCCGGTCGTCGGCGCCGACTCCAGGCCGGTCAGCACGATGTCGAGGAACACGGTCCCCTGGACGAAGACGTCGTAGGTTTCCGGCTCGTCCATCACGGTGAATCCGTTCCTGTCGGTAGCTGGTGCTGTGCTGTCCTTCGTAGCATCATCGACCGGTCATCACCACGGATTTAGGAGAAAGCAATGAGTTGTGCCCCGTGTCGGAGGTTCCGCTGCGCTACCGGCGCCCGGGCACGCACCTGGACACCGCTATCGCTAGCGGAACCTCCGACACGGGGCACTGGGGTGTGTCTGTGATCCCGACCTGGATCTCGGTGGTCGGGGTGGTGATGACCGTGCTGAGCCCGGTGCTGGCGTTGGGCGGGGTCGCGCTGGGCGGGTATCTGAGCCGCAAGGCCGATCGTGAGCTCGATACCTGGCGGCACCGGGAGGAGACGATGCGGATGGTCCGGTGGGCCGTCGAGCAGATCCTCGAGGGTGACGAAGCCGGAACGGACGCCGGTGTGGTGACGCTACGCTCACTGATGAGGTCGGAACTGTTACAGCCGGAGGACTACGATCTGGTCGCCGCGCTGACGGCCGCCGTTGCGATCGACCGGGTCGGCCCGGCCGCGTACGCTGAACTCGAGAACGCGGACACCGAGGTTGTCGAGGGAGGCGCCGGTGAGTGAGAAGAAGACCGTCAAGGTCTCCCGCCAAGCCATCGAGCTGGCCCGGCTGCACGTCGAAGCGGCCCGCAAGGCCGGTCGCAAGCCAGAGCCGGGCCTGGCCCGGATCGCCGGCGCCCGCCCCGCCACCGGGCCGGAGGCAACCCCAGCCTGACGTCCGTACTACGGACGCCCGCGCGCCCCGAAGTACCGGCTATCGGTCCCGTCGGGCGGCACGCCGTAGAACCCTAGGGCCTCGTGTCGGGGGTTCCGTTGCACTAGCGGACCCCCCGACACGAGGCCCTACACTGATCGCGGCCGCTCCGGTGGCGTACGGTGCCCTCGTGGTGACCACTACGTTGCTCCCTGTTCCCGACCACGGCCGGACAATCCCGTGATCCGCTTCGAGAATGTTTCCAAGACCTACGAGGGCCAGTCCAAGGCTGCCCTGCTGAACGTCGACGTCGAGATCGAGAAAGGCGAGTTCGTCTTCCTGGTCGGTACCTCCGGGTCCGGCAAGTCGACGTTCCTGCGCCTGGTCCTGCGCGAGCACCGGACCTCCAAGGGCCACATCATGGTGGCCGGCAAGGACCTGAACCGGCTGGCCAGCTGGCGGATCCCGCAGATGCGCCGGCAGATCGGCACCGTCTTCCAGGACTTCCGGCTGCTGCCGAACAAGACCGTCGCCGAGAACGTGGCGTTCGCGCTGCAGGTGATCGGCAAGCCGCGCCAGCACATCCGCAAGACGGTCCCCGAGGTGCTCGAGCTGGTCGGTCTGGACGGCAAGGAGGACCGGATGCCGGACGAGCTGTCCGGCGGTGAGCAGCAGCGGGTGGCGATCGCCCGCGCGTTCGTGAACCGGCCGATGATCCTGATCGCCGACGAGCCGACCGGAAACCTCGACCCGGGCACCTCGATCGGCATCATGAAGCTGCTGGACCGGATCAACCGGACCGGCACCACCGTCGTGATGGCCACCCACGACGTGTCGATCGTGGACCAGATGCGCAAACGCGTGATCGAGCTGGAGAACGGTCATGTCGTCCGCGACGAGTCGCGCGGCGTCTACGGCTACCAGCACTAGGGCCGCTGCACCCCTGGTTCCCCGACCTACGACGTTACGGACTGACTTGTTATGCGCTTGAACTACATCCTCTCGGACCTCGGTATCGGGCTGAAGCGGAACCTGTCGATGACGATCGCGGTCGTCGTCACCATCTGGGTGTCGCTGTCGCTGTTCGGCAGCGCCCTGCTCGCGCGTGAGCAGGTCGACCTGATGAAGGGGAACTGGTACGACAAGATCCAGATCTCGGTCTTCCTCTGCACCAAGGACTCCGGCGGCCGCGGCTGCGCGGGCACCGAGGTGACCACGGAGCAGAAGAACCGGATCAAGCAGGTGATCGAGTCGAGCCCGGACACCGCGCCGGAGGGCGTCTTCGGGGAGACCAAGAAGGAAGCGTTCGACCAGTTCAAGAAGCTGTACAAGGACTCGCCGATCGTCAGCACGGTCACCGAGGACCAGATGCAGGAGTCCTTCCGGGTCAAACTGAAGGATCCACAGCGCTACCAGAACCTGGTCAGCGCGGTCGCGGGCCTGCCCGGCGTCGATACCGTCCAGGATCTACGCCAGTACCTGGATCCACTCTTCAAGGCGCTGAACGGGTTGCAAGTCGGTGCGCTGGTGGCCGCCGGACTCCTGCTGGTCGCCGCGCTGATGCAGATCTCGAACACCATTCGGCTGGCGGCGTACGCGCGCCGAAGAGAGATCGGCATCATGCGCCTGGTGGGCGCCTCGAACTTCTATATCCAGCTGCCGTTCCTGCTGGAGGCCGTGCTGGCAGCGCTGATCGGCGCGGTCCTTGCCTGCGGCACCCTTTGGGTCGGCGTGTACTTCGTCGTCATGCAGCGGGCCGCGGAGACCTTCCGCGTCTGGCAGTGGGTCGGCGCCGCCGAAACCTTCCAGGCCACCCTGATCATGGTGGTGGTCGGTCTGGTGCTCGCCGTGGTCCCGACATTCCTGACAACGCGGAAATACCTCAAAGTCTGACCCAGGTGACCTATGGTCGGTGTTGTGCCTTGACAAGAGGCGGCACGACACCATCACCCATAGCAAGGGGTCGACTGTGGTCCCGCACTTCCCCGGTGCGAACCCGCGCAAGCGGGGGAGCATCAAGCGAGACGACAGCATCGGCGCCACCGGAACACCGGACGGACGGATCCTCAGGCGACGCCTGGGCGGCTCGCCCGGCCGGCAGACGGTCATCGCCGCTTGCTGCGTTGTCCTGTCCCTGTCCGCCGGAGTTCTGGCGGCGGTCCCGGCTGCCCAGGCAGACCCGCCGGACCCCGCCGCGAAGAAGAAACAGCTCGACTCGCAGATCCAGAGTCAGCGGGGCGAGCTGAACCAGGCGTCCGACCAGCTCGCCAAGTCCGTTGCCGCGTACACCCAGGCCGAGACGCAGTACCAGGCCGTCCAGGTGAAGTACGCCGCGGCGCAGGGCCGGCTGGCGGCCGCGAAGGCTGCCGACACCGTTGCCGCGAGCAAGCTCAAGGTGGCCGAGGCGGCGCTCCAGACGGCGATGGACGACGTCGCCTCGGGTGAGCAGCTGATCGAGGCGAAGAAGGCCGTCGCGGGTCGCGCCGTCAGATCGGCGTACCAGCAGCAGAACACCCTGGTCGGGTTGAGCATCGTCCTGCGAGGGGCATCGCCGGCCGATCTGGCCACCGGGATGCAGGTCCAGCGCAATGTGTTCGGCATCCAGGGCAACGCGATCACCAACCTGAACAACGCTCAGGCGCAGCTCGCGAACAAGCGGGTCAAGGTCGCCGCGGCGGAGCAGGCGGTCGCCGACCAGCGCGCCGAGGCGGCTCGTACGGTCAAGGAGGTCACCGCGCTGACGCTGCAGGTGGCCGCGGACAAGGCCGAGGCGGCCAAGGTCGCGGCAACCAGGCTGACCGCGCAGCAGGCCGCCGAGAAGGAGAAGAACAGCGAGCTCGCGCAGTACAACGCGCTGGTCTCCGAGCGGACCAGGGTCGAGCAGATCCTGATCGCCCGGGCTCGCGCCGAGAAGGCTGCCGCGGCCCGGCGAAAGGCAGCCCGGGAGGCAGCCGAGCGGGCGAAGGCGAAGAAGGAGCATCGGCCGCCGCGGGACGTCCCGGACGATCCGGGTAACTCCTCGGGCCTGAGCTTCCCGATCAACACGTACATCACCTCGCCGTACGGGCTGCGGTTCCACCCGATCCTGCACGTCTGGAAGCTGCACGACGGCACCGACTTCGGCGCCGGCTGCGGTACGCCGATCCACGCTGCCGCGAGCGGGGTGATCACTGACCGTTACTACAACGGTGGCTACGGCAACCGGTTGTTCCTGTCGAACGGCGTGATCCGGGGCGACTCGATCACCACCGTCTACAACCACCTGTCCCGGTACAACGTCAGGGTCGGCCAGCACGTGAAGAAGGGCCAGGTGATCGGGTTCGTCGGTACCACCGGCTACTCGACCGGCTGCCACCTGCACTTCATGGTCTACCAGGACGGTCGCGTGGTTAACCCGATGAAATGGTTGTAGGCGACCTGAGATACTGGTCGGATGGTGAAACAGACCGGCCACAAACCGATCGCGCAGAATCGTAAGGCGCGACACGACTACCACATCGACGACGTGGTGGAGGCCGGACTCGTGCTGACCGGGACCGAGGTGAAGTCCCTGCGGCTGGGTCGGGCCTCCCTCGTCGACGCGTTCGCCGCTGTCCGCGGTCGCGAGCTGTGGCTGCAGGGGATGCACATCCCGGAGTACACGCACGGCACGTGGACGAACCACGAGCCACGGCGGACGAGGAAACTGCTGCTGCACAAGGACGAGCTCGAGAAGCTGATCAAGGCTGTCGAGCAGCAGGGTGTCTCGCTGATCCCGCTGGCGCTGTACTTCAAGGACGGCTACGCCAAGGTCGAGCTGGCTACCGGCCGGGGCAAGAAGGACTACGACAAACGCCACGCCCTCGCCGAACGCCAAGCCAACCGAGAGGCCCAGCGAGCCCTCTCAGACCGCTCCCGCCACTGACCCCGCGCCGGCTCGCTCGCGTTCCCAGCCAGGTATCCACCTTCGGGGTTGGTGGTCCCGACCCCAGCGCCTTCCTTCCCTTGTTCTTGGGGTTGGCTCAGGGGTTGGTCCGGGCTGAACCCGATGGGGTGACACGTGTTTCGGCGGGACAGTGGGTGCATGTCCACTTCTGATCTGCTGGTGACGCCGGCCCAACGGGACCGTGCGGTCGAGATTCTGCAAGAGATGTACGCCGACGGCCGGCTGGATCATGGCGAGTTCGACACCAGGATCGAACTGGCGTTGAAGTCGCGGACCCGGGCCGAGCTGAACGGCACCTTCGACGGACTGGTCTCGCGCCCGGTCCCGACGTACGCGCCCGCCGCCTTCACCCGGCCCGCCCCGCTCGTGCGAACCGACAGCCAGGGCCGCGGGATGGGTTCGATCGCCCACTGGCTCGGCTACCCGACCTTCTTCGTCGGCCCGGCGCTGATGGTCGCCAGCAGCGGGAAGTCGAACCCGGCCGTCCGCAAGCACGCGGTCGAGGCGCTGAACTTCCAGCTGACCGCCTTCGCCGCATTCGCGACGCTGGGGATCGTCACCAGTGTGGTCGGGTTCGCCGGCTTCCTGTTCCCGCTGCTCGGCCTGCTCTGGTTCGTCCTGACCGGCGTCGGCGGCCTGGCCACGCTGCTCGGCTCCAACTTCCGCTACCCGTTCACGCTGCGCCTCGTCCGCTGACTCCGGGGAATCCCAGGTGCGGGTGACTTGTTCTAGTTGATAGTGTTGAGGCTTCGCGGCCAGTCAGGGTGCTTTCGGGTCGCGGGGTTTGACAACTCAAGAGGGGGTGAACGGTTTCGACTTTGGACGTACGTTCCAAGAGAAGCGGGCCGAGGACCCAGGGTTATCTCGCAAACGATCCCTGGAAAACAATAACTGCCAACGCTAACGCGCGCAGTAGCTTCGCTCTCGCCGCCTGACGGCCTGAGCTAAAAGAAGCGGTCAGCCCGGGGTTGCTTCCGACCCGGTTCCTGGCCTCAGCTAGGAAGCTTGCTTCGTCAACTCGGTCACGGGGTTGACGCGGGACATTTACAGTGACTGAGTCTGTCAGCAACTTTGTCTGTGAGAGTGCTGGGGCTGAGAATTAGCGATTTACAGACTGCGCCCGGAGAAGTCTTGGGTCGACGCTGAAGGACGCGGGTTCGATTCCCGCCACCTCCACCCCTTTGAGTCGAACAGACAAGCCCCGGCAGCCACAGGCTGCCGGGGCTTCGTCATGCGCCTTCCGCGGACCCAGCTTCGTGTCGTGATGGGCGGGATACGGCGTTCCAGCACGAGATACAGCGTTTTAGTTGCCTCGATCATCTGGTGGTCACGTCCAGATCAGCTGCCGGATCTCCGCACCTTCGACTACCCAGCGCACTGAAGCAGGTGGATGTCCGATTCGTTATGTGAAGTCCCCGGCGAGCCGCGGCCCAGTGGCTTGCGTCCGGCGAGGAATGCGCACCAGAATGCCGGGGGTGTGTCACTTGGGGGTGGCCTGGGCGCAGTTGGCCGGGCCGAACGAGGACGCACGACTCATCGCAAGCCCGTCCCTTTGGACCGGCGTGACCAGTGGAGAGAAAGAAACCTGTGAACGACGTAGCGAAGTCGGAGCGCTCTGGTGCGCTCAAGGCAGTAAGTTCCAGGGGCGCGGCTCTGCTCGGTGGCGCCGGTGCGATCGCGCTGGCGCTGGGCGGGCTCACCGTGGTCCTTGCCTCGCCGGCCTCGGCCGACGGGATCGTGAAGGACGGCAACCCGACCTGCGCGGTGCTGGTCCCGGGCTCGGAGGAGATCAAGTTCGACCCGCCGACCGCGGGTGTCAAGTCCGAGAACGGCGTCACGGTGACGATGGCCGTCCGCACGCTGCTTGCCGACGACCCGGCGCACGCGGGTGAC
It encodes:
- a CDS encoding carbohydrate kinase family protein, with translation MDEPETYDVFVQGTVFLDIVLTGLESAPTTGTEIFAEGMGSCPGGVANFAIAASRLGLRSGLAAVFGDDVYADFCWRTLADQEKVDLSHSRRIGHWHSPVTVSMSIDRDRAMVTHAHEAPGDPSKLVGPGLRTRSAIVPVAEELPSWTTEVRESGALLFGDVGWDPTDVWSPAVLDVLDGFHAFTPNAGEAMAYTRTDTPKAALHKLAERVPLAVVTNGSDGVLAIDSATGEEEHIPALPVRSYDPTGAGDVFLASLVLGTLRGWPLAHRLAFGNLCAGLSVQHFGGSLAAPGWGDIIDWVRDHSRSRPGDVDPDILRHYTFIGDVLPAGPVPIVRRAGATIARLSDA
- the ftsE gene encoding cell division ATP-binding protein FtsE, whose protein sequence is MIRFENVSKTYEGQSKAALLNVDVEIEKGEFVFLVGTSGSGKSTFLRLVLREHRTSKGHIMVAGKDLNRLASWRIPQMRRQIGTVFQDFRLLPNKTVAENVAFALQVIGKPRQHIRKTVPEVLELVGLDGKEDRMPDELSGGEQQRVAIARAFVNRPMILIADEPTGNLDPGTSIGIMKLLDRINRTGTTVVMATHDVSIVDQMRKRVIELENGHVVRDESRGVYGYQH
- the ftsX gene encoding permease-like cell division protein FtsX yields the protein MRLNYILSDLGIGLKRNLSMTIAVVVTIWVSLSLFGSALLAREQVDLMKGNWYDKIQISVFLCTKDSGGRGCAGTEVTTEQKNRIKQVIESSPDTAPEGVFGETKKEAFDQFKKLYKDSPIVSTVTEDQMQESFRVKLKDPQRYQNLVSAVAGLPGVDTVQDLRQYLDPLFKALNGLQVGALVAAGLLLVAALMQISNTIRLAAYARRREIGIMRLVGASNFYIQLPFLLEAVLAALIGAVLACGTLWVGVYFVVMQRAAETFRVWQWVGAAETFQATLIMVVVGLVLAVVPTFLTTRKYLKV
- a CDS encoding peptidoglycan DD-metalloendopeptidase family protein, which produces MVPHFPGANPRKRGSIKRDDSIGATGTPDGRILRRRLGGSPGRQTVIAACCVVLSLSAGVLAAVPAAQADPPDPAAKKKQLDSQIQSQRGELNQASDQLAKSVAAYTQAETQYQAVQVKYAAAQGRLAAAKAADTVAASKLKVAEAALQTAMDDVASGEQLIEAKKAVAGRAVRSAYQQQNTLVGLSIVLRGASPADLATGMQVQRNVFGIQGNAITNLNNAQAQLANKRVKVAAAEQAVADQRAEAARTVKEVTALTLQVAADKAEAAKVAATRLTAQQAAEKEKNSELAQYNALVSERTRVEQILIARARAEKAAAARRKAAREAAERAKAKKEHRPPRDVPDDPGNSSGLSFPINTYITSPYGLRFHPILHVWKLHDGTDFGAGCGTPIHAAASGVITDRYYNGGYGNRLFLSNGVIRGDSITTVYNHLSRYNVRVGQHVKKGQVIGFVGTTGYSTGCHLHFMVYQDGRVVNPMKWL
- the smpB gene encoding SsrA-binding protein SmpB → MVKQTGHKPIAQNRKARHDYHIDDVVEAGLVLTGTEVKSLRLGRASLVDAFAAVRGRELWLQGMHIPEYTHGTWTNHEPRRTRKLLLHKDELEKLIKAVEQQGVSLIPLALYFKDGYAKVELATGRGKKDYDKRHALAERQANREAQRALSDRSRH
- a CDS encoding DUF1707 and DUF4870 domain-containing protein — protein: MSTSDLLVTPAQRDRAVEILQEMYADGRLDHGEFDTRIELALKSRTRAELNGTFDGLVSRPVPTYAPAAFTRPAPLVRTDSQGRGMGSIAHWLGYPTFFVGPALMVASSGKSNPAVRKHAVEALNFQLTAFAAFATLGIVTSVVGFAGFLFPLLGLLWFVLTGVGGLATLLGSNFRYPFTLRLVR